One Carya illinoinensis cultivar Pawnee chromosome 5, C.illinoinensisPawnee_v1, whole genome shotgun sequence genomic window, GAGCTATCTGAGTTAATTCTAGTGTGTACTGCCCAAGTTCACCTGCCCGCCCTCATCAAGCAGAAGAACTAATTGCCCAATGAACCGATACAGATTTGAAAAGAACCAAAGATGTAGGCGGATGGGACTTTCTTTGTAATTGTAAAAAGTTGTCATCCTCAATAACTCAAAGGAAAAGTCTATTCGTAGTCAAATTCCTGCACTCCTTGCGCACACCCGATGACATGGAAGGGGTTTAATAAAACGGTGTGGATTGGAACTCGGCGCGAGATAAAATTGAGGGCTTTGAAACTATACATTTTtgccttttccttttctccatTCCCCCAGAAGATCTCCTTCGTCGAAGTCCCCCcaccaaacccaaaaaaatcaTCCCACGAAGGGAGACACCAATTGAAGTTCTCATTCCATCTGCTCTCCTCCATCCCGCGATTGAAAGCGAACACACTCCAGCTTTTACAATCCTCAAAAACCCActtccaaaatctacaaaagaCAGAAGTTTAATCATCCCTAAACATATAATTGCAACTTGTATTATGAGTTATGCTAcactttatttttgtttagctCTTTGAGTTTCTTTTGAAAACccccaaattaaaaaaatgtcaagaagaaaaaaatcccaaaacccatgtttggaaaagaagataaaaacagagaatccataatattttttctgGGTAATAAGGAAAGCATGGCCTGCATATATTTATAATGTGAGATGATTTGAGTTTTTTAATTGCTGTTGGCAAAAGGAGATGTCTTTCTTTGTGGATGTTAATATCTTTTAGTTGCTGAGAGACGGTTGGTAGGACGAGGAAAGAAAGACGATTTGAATATAAGATTTGAGTGTTTGGTAGCCCAGAAAATTCAAAAGCGACACTGAATAATTCTAACAGATGTACCGAACTGTAAGTTAGTGCTAACTTGAGGTTTTACTAGTAGTTAAAAATAGAAGGTGCAAGAAATCGTTATCGGTGGTGAGAGAGATGTGCGGAGGTGTTCGGAGACGTGCCGTGGCGAAGACGTGCTAGAAAATCGTCGAAAGAAGCTGCTCAAAACTTGGTCGTCGCTGGTTCTTCGTGAGCGGGAAGCAAGTTTCTACAGTCGATCTAAAACGTCTTCTTCCCCTTATTTTGCTTCTTtccaattttacaaaaataccctgcCATGTCAGCTGGGGTGCACAAGGTGTACACTAACTTGACTACCCGTAGCATCGCTCTAATTCAAAAccggaaaaataatttttgctaAACTCGTACAATGAATCAAGGCTACACGACACCCCATGTACTCCCTATACGGTTCTGACTGTTTTCTGAATTATTAAACTCTCTTATCTTCACGCTGCTTTTTACGTTCATCACGAAGTCAACTTTCCcctcatttatttttacaattatttacattttatttaatttaattattataatttcttaaaaatatttacaaaaaataaaataaataatttacttttttaaattttaaaataaaaattatattaaaaaattattttaataatattttatttaatttttatctcaacttatttcatttataaaaataaacagactttattatatgttttaaaGTACAGTGGGATACAAATGTTTAAAGCATATATTTACTATTTGATAATTAcatgtttaaaatacttttaatcatgttatatttgtttaaaaataaattaaaaaatacttttcgaTGTATAAATgacaattatttgaatttttaaatattatatttatatatttaaaagttagaaaattataatcatttgaAAGTTGTATGACTATTTTtctcaaacatattttttaacttatttgatatTAGAAGTGTTTTGATGTGtaatattcaaacaacttgatttttctattaaatagcttttaaacttatttaagTAGTCTTTTAAAACTCCTACTGCAATTTCAAATAGAtcctaaattataaaaaaaaaatatatttacaattttttttataatttcttatataattatattttaaattaaaaatatttgtataaaatgatgtgatttttatgaaaatgtaTTTCATttaaagtataattgtgtaaaaatcataaaaaaaaaaaaaaaatgtcgtaGAACTTGTGTAGTGTTGAAGTAAGAGCTTTTTAAAGATATAACGGTAGTTATTAGCCACTAGATATTATAAATCCTATGAACaacaattaatttcttttttagggGGCAATAGCGCTAACCTTGGATAGATTAAtgcaccaaaaacaaaaaaccttgTGGTATTTAAAGAGTTTatgatgaataataattaagGGCTGACCTTTGCCCAAATCTaggtttcaaattttaaatattttttttctcttttttattttttctatgagGACGAACCCAACAGTATATAGCTTGTCTGACAAAACCAATAATGcttagtttttctttaaaaaatatagggCAGTTCTATATACAGGCCGATTAAGTAGACTGTATTGCAGTCCTATTATGAAATTATCAAATTGTCCttacttttaaatatgaatgtaCTAAATTACCCCCATTCTACAAGAGCTCACTCTACCAAATTGTCCATACTTTCACCGACCTCACCGTCTCTTCCACGCCCTTCAATGCCATCGGCCCTTTTGTCAATCTCGGTAACATGAAGAAACTTAAGTCCATAACCATCTCCCATGCCAATCTCTCCGGAAATATTCCTGAGCACTTGAATCTTAACATTACACACATTGATTTTTTAGATAATAGGCTTAGGGGGATACCCAGCTCCTTCACGCTTCTCGAAGACCTCATACTCTTGAATCTTTCGTTGAATGGGCTCGTTAGTGAGATACCCACTTCATTTGGGGACTTGATTTCACTAAAGAACGCGTCCTTGGTGTCAAATTTTTTGTTCGGGTCGATACCAGAGTCGATGTCGGCAATACCCAGTTTGGTTCATATTGATCTGAGCTCGAACCAGTTGAATGAAGTTTTTTTTGCTGCTCTCTGAGTGATGAAGATGCAGCTCTGCGCCGATTGGTAGCAGTGACGGCGAGGGCGAGGGGGTCTGCTGGGTATCGATAAAACAACTTCTGCCGACTCAGTCTTGGGTCTTTGGGATGAAAGGACTTTGCAGTGTTTTGCTATCTCCCTTGGGTCTTTGTTAAATGAAATGCAGTGTTTCATTAAAATGAAACGCTCCGTGTCATTATGTTTGTATTGTAGGCCTCTTAAGAGGATTGCAATAagaattttccaaaaatataaggttgttttgaatttagaaacgagacgaaataattttagataaaagttaaaaattgaataaaatattattattattattttaaaattaaaaaaattaaattatttattatattttatataaaaattttaaaaaattataataattataagataaaataagataaaataaaacacttactaAATCCAAACAAGCCCTCAAAATAATTCATAGACTAAATCCTTAATTTGAATTCTGAGCAAAGATGGGAGACCAAAGTAAAAGCAGGAAGTCAAGCAAACATGGTTTGGTTGGGTGTCGTTAACTAATAAACCTCTTTTTTATTGGCCCAataattaaaggttttgatttgAATCAATCAACTGCAAAATTAATGACCCGTCAAAGCCATGCCGTTTTTATTGGGGTGAACGTAGGTGACACTCAAAACGATGCCGTTCTATGAACTGATTCGAGTCATTGCTTTCGTTCTTTTCCTCCTCGTGTGGGTCGACCCGTATGACAATGCTTAGATTGCGCGCAGTGTGAAATCtgagagaaaatagaaaaacaacagacaagagagagagagagcgtgcaACGGTCAGAAGCATCTAATCATTCTTGCTCTGCTCTGCACGAGAGAAAACTCATACCCATcaaacccctctctctctctcttctctctctctccttttggaCCTTTTCCTCGGTTttcgaatttttatttttgtggaaaatgagagataaaGCCGAATAATAGGAAAGGAACTCCCAAATGCCTTTTCTTCCGCCTCCTTTTTGAGCTTCAAAACAATGGCCGACGGTCTTTGTTCCTTCACCAAGGTCCGTGAAATCGATCGTCTCTTCGAAGCCGTACTGTATTTTCATTATAATATCATTGTCTTATACTTCTTTATTTTTGCGAATTGCATGTGGATTTCGTTTGCTTAATTTGGAGATTATAGAATACTCGTTATACCCATggtactttgatttttttttttttgaatgtgTAACATGGGAACTGTCTGATCCTTGACCGTGTGTTGAATAGTCAAACTTTTGTTTTTCTGGGTtttatttcctatttttttGGCTCTGCGTTATCAATGAATTCGAGCTGAAGCAAACCtagttttttctcctttttttttagattatattCAGCCTGACTGAATGTTGAATCACACtgatgtatataatttttctgtAACGAAGTGTGCTTTTGTTACTGTCATGTTTTCTTCTCCGTACAgaattaattgtttttttagcTCAATAGTGCTGGATAGTTGATTCTAGGCGTGATTCGTTTAGCGTCACATATCATATTTTCTTGTGATGATCTAACATCTGTGTAGCTCAATCTGGCGGGGTCTTCTAGTTCAGGCTTTTGTTGATCCAATTTAGTCGATTGTCGTACCTTTTTCTTTCGGTCCGTGGATAAGCTTTTTGACAATAGTAGCTTCATAAATACAGGATATTTTTGTCATAAAGGTACCCAAGAAATCCCCATTGGTGCTGAGGATGATCGTCTTGGTCTTTGCAATGGTGTGTGGCGTCTATATATGCTCTATTTGTCTAAAGCAAATTAGCACACACAGCAAGGCCGGATATCTACATGTTCAAGTGATCCAAAAGCCATGCCCAGAACCTCAAATCGAACCCTGGGAAATTCCTTATGTTCACTACCCTAAACCTAAAACTTATAGCAGGTAATTGCTAGctgttttaattttgaatttgggCTTTCGTTACCTTTCACTGacaacaatttatttttctggTGCCTAATTAGGGCTGAATGTGCATGTAATCCAGTGCGCTATTTCGCCATTTTGTCGATGCAGAGATCCGGGAGTGGATGGTTTGAGACATTGTTAAACAATCATACTAACATAAGCTCCAATGGGGAGATTTTCTCTGTTAAAGTTAGGAGAAGCAATACTTCAACCATCGGTGAGACTTTGGATAAAATTTACCGTCTTGACTGGCTCAGTAGTGCCTCAAAGAATGAATGTACAGCTGCAGTTGGCTTAAAGTGGATGCTTAATCAGGCGAGTGTCATATAGTTAAATTCTATTTAGACTTCTGCAAattaaatttgttattttttttggtgAGGAGCCATAGCAAgcatctttatatttatatttatttctgtAGAACTGCTTATGTCTTATTAGATACCCATCTTCTTCTCTATCATGGTATTGCAAGTTTTTGGCTTAATTTTACTCTGACTTTTAGCATCAGAAtaaccacaacaaaatggatttGTCTGACTCCTCCTTTGTAATGTCCCTAGTTTTTAATAGACGGTAGTTTTGTTGTTTCTGTGCATGATTAGTAACTCATGGACAGTGATGTGATTAACgatcttcaaattcaaatttcataatgATGACATGGAAGTGATATCTATAAACCCATTTTAAGCACGGATATTTCTGTTTCTTTAAACCAGGAGCCCTAGTTCCTGCATCCTAAACAACTCAACAAAAGATTCTACCATGGCTGCAGCTCCTTCACTTCAAATGCATTTTCAGTTCGGGATGCGTTGTCTCAGAGTGTAAAATTTTCTCTGATGAGTGATAAAATGGGTCTTTCTTAGTTTCTTAAATCTTTTTCATAGGATTTCTGTTGGCCTGAGTTTCAACTCCTTATCCCTTCTAGTAAATATAAGTTCGGTGCATAGACAACATAGGTGCTTCCTTTAGTGATGGTGAATGCTTGacacttcatttatttatttatatataactaaacagattttttttaatccatgtAATTAGGCAAAGCCCGAGCACACCAGGAGTATACCAGAAAcagcctaattacaaactacgCGCAATGGaaagtagcataaaagtcattaaaattcgttccattcaatacaatagaagCCCAAAGCAACAATGCATGAAAGAAGAAGGCCCTAAAACCATTCGGAGAGCGTTCCCTATTGTCAAAATAACGACCATTTCTTTCGTTCCATGTGCATCACATTAAGCATagaggcaccatcttccaaacagctgCAATGTGATGATCCCTCCTAGGCATTACCCATGCAAGACCGAGCCTAGTGAAGATTTCATACCATAAAGCCTTGACTACTTTGCAGTGAAGACGTAGGTGATCTGTTGATTCACTAttgtgtttgcacatgaagCGCCAATCTATTATGTAGAGGCCACGCTTTCTCAGTTTGTTGATAGTGAATATTTTCCCATGGGATGCCAACCAGCCGAAGAATGCAGCCTTGAGGGGAGCATTgttcctccaaatgctcttccatgggAAGGCATTGAAGGAGTGAGTCATTAATTCCTTGTAATATGGTCGGACGGAAAATTTCTTGTTCCTTGTAGATGTCCAAAGTAATCTGTCCTACCCTCCTAGCTGTAGTTTCAGTGCGTATAACGCGCTGTAAAAGTCAGCAATCTCtcccacctcccaatcctgTACAGCTCTAGTGAATCTCATGGACCATTGGAGGGAATCAGTAGAGATGCCATAGAGGCACCCTATTTGACACATCATGGAGTACTTAAACACGAGCTGGTGGTTGGTGTTGTTGGTGCGcaaaagatttaaatataatCGTACCTTTTGTTTTCTGTCATATAATAACCTTTTTCTGGAAAGTCAGAATGCATTCCATTTACACTTTTTCCCTTCTCACAACTTCCTCCAAATGCCAAATGAAAAGCactttgtctttcttttttgagtatTCCTTCTTTCCTTAGCTCCTGGTCAGTAGGAGAAAACAGGaatgaattttgaatttgagccAATGAGCTTTAGCGCGAATGGCATTTCATTTCCTTGTAATTAGAGGGTGAAGGTAAGTTTATGGgttcaaaactcaaaaagtgAATGTGTAGcatactaaaaaaataagaaattttgacAATTGGATTAGCTCTTGATTGCTATGAGGGAATGAAAGCCTTTAGCAACCAGGAACTGATCCTGCAGGACTTGTGGAGGCTTGGTATTTAGGTCTAAGAGCTAATTCAGaattataattaagaataaagtTCCCATATATGTGTGCTTTTCTTCTGTACAGGATGAGGTTTCTGTGTACTTTGCTACTTACATTTGGTCTGGTTGGCATCTTGTAGTTAAACTCACGAAATTGTTGTATTCATGCCATTCTGCTCTGTTTTACCATAAATTCTGTATTTTGGTATGTTATTGCAGGGTCTGATGCAGCATCATGCAGACATTGTAGAGTACTTCAATACTCGGGGAGTTTCAGTTATATTTCTCTTCCGAAGGAATCTTTTACGTAGAATGATATCGGTTCTGGCAAATTCATATGATCGAGATGTGAAGCTATTAAATGGAACCCACAAATCTCATGTGCATTCACCCCATGaggttgctctctctctctctctctctctctctctctctcacacacacacacacacacacacacaaatgtgTGCATGCACAAGGTTTTCAACTTCAATTTTTTGCCCTTTTACTTGAAAGAAGACTTGTGTTTTTATATGTAAGATTCTTCAAACTATTAAGAGAAATGGTTTCAGGCAGAAATACTTGCAAACTACAAGCCTATAATCAATGCAACATTGCTGATACCCAATTTGAAGCAAGTAGAAGAAACCACTGCCAAAGCGTTAGAGTATTTTAAGAGCACCCGGCACATCATTCTATACTACGAGGACGTAGTCAAGAACCACACTGTAAGTCCCACTTTCAAAGCTTTCCCCTAACTGTTTTTTCTAGCATGTGCATTATTATCAAATACTATTTAAACCTCTAACATCAGGTTCaatgtttgaaaaatttctCCCCCACCCAAATTgggaaaaatgaaagagagtAGAAGAAACCCCCTCTAAAGATGGGTATTTTTACATGTCTGCAGAAGTTAATAGATGTTCAACATTTCTTGAAGGTTCCACTTAGAGAATTAAAGAGTCGTCAGGTGAAGATACACAAAGGTTCTCTATCTAGTCAGATTAAGAATTGGGATGATGTCCAAAAGACACTCAAGGGAACTCATTTCGAAAATTTCCTACATTCAGATTATAGAAAGTAATGCAGGGATGATGTATATATTCCATTCTACGATCTTTAACCCGTTTTTGTTTTcatcctttcattttttttagccGCAGGAGCCAACAGGATGCCACCTGTTGAAATTTTGGCCGGGGCATTTGCATTTTGCTTTCAGCTTCTTTGTGTTTCTGGTTCCAActaatattcttttgattcttttttcCCCCTCCTCCCTTCTTGGATAAACATAGAGTTGTATTTGAGCTAATCATGGAAGAAAAATGCTCCTTCGCTGATGAAAATTTTGGGTACTTGTAGACGTAAATGTTTGTGTACATGTGAGGAAAGTTGCATATAGTTTGGTTGGCAAGTGGTAATTTGTTTCCTTATTTCTTTGGTTCAGCAATGTCAGCCGTTATGGTTGAAATTAAAACCAGACAGATCATGTTTGAAGGCAGagcaaatatatatgtataattaagaACATCTAACCACCTAAAAATCTCGTTGCATTACTAATCACGTTGTAATTTGGTTACATGAACAATTTTCTGTATCTGTTTTGACCGGTAAACGCGACGACATGCAGTCCAAAAAGCCATATTTTGACCGGACCACATCGATCACTAGCCCTCGCTCCCCTTTACTTTTTCTTGGTGACGATGAATGAATCATTGGCTCAGCCAGTCGAGCTTCCAATTCGAGGTAAAAAAGGGCCTCGAGTACACCCGATTCTTTGGCTATAAATGCTAGATATAAATTTCGTAGAAATCTAtgaacaataaaactaaaataagctataaagaaaataattgtatttttaaatgtataattattatttctttaattttaaaattaaatttcattattatttatgataCATAAAAGGTGCATAATACTGATCACGAATGGCTAGCAGCCTAGCACGGTAgcacagaaaattaaaaaaaaaaaaaagaaaaagaaaaaaaaagcttaaaagTTTATGATATTGCGCACGTCAAAATCCACTAAAATTTAATAGTTATTATATTATgcattttatcaatattttactatatattaaaatttaaaatgaaggaa contains:
- the LOC122311039 gene encoding nodulation protein H-like isoform X2; protein product: MADGLCSFTKDIFVIKVPKKSPLVLRMIVLVFAMVCGVYICSICLKQISTHSKAGYLHVQVIQKPCPEPQIEPWEIPYVHYPKPKTYSRAECACNPVRYFAILSMQRSGSGWFETLLNNHTNISSNGEIFSVKVRRSNTSTIGETLDKIYRLDWLSSASKNECTAAVGLKWMLNQGLMQHHADIVEYFNTRGVSVIFLFRRNLLRRMISVLANSYDRDVKLLNGTHKSHVHSPHEAEILANYKPIINATLLIPNLKQVEETTAKALEYFKSTRHIILYYEDVVKNHTLIDVQHFLKVPLRELKSRQVKIHKGSLSSQIKNWDDVQKTLKGTHFENFLHSDYRK
- the LOC122311039 gene encoding uncharacterized protein LOC122311039 isoform X4, coding for MADGLCSFTKDIFVIKVPKKSPLVLRMIVLVFAMVCGVYICSICLKQISTHSKAGYLHVQVIQKPCPEPQIEPWEIPYVHYPKPKTYSRAECACNPVRYFAILSMQRSGSGWFETLLNNHTNISSNGEIFSVKVRRSNTSTIGETLDKIYRLDWLSSASKNECTAAVGLKWMLNQGLMQHHADIVEYFNTRGVSVIFLFRRNLLRRMISVLANSYDRDVKLLNGTHKSHVHSPHEAEILANYKPIINATLLIPNLKQVEETTAKALEYFKSTRHIILYYEDVVKNHTVPLRELKSRQVKIHKGSLSSQIKNWDDVQKTLKGTHFENFLHSDYRK
- the LOC122311039 gene encoding nodulation protein H-like isoform X1, with product MADGLCSFTKDIFVIKVPKKSPLVLRMIVLVFAMVCGVYICSICLKQISTHSKAGYLHVQVIQKPCPEPQIEPWEIPYVHYPKPKTYSRAECACNPVRYFAILSMQRSGSGWFETLLNNHTNISSNGEIFSVKVRRSNTSTIGETLDKIYRLDWLSSASKNECTAAVGLKWMLNQGLMQHHADIVEYFNTRGVSVIFLFRRNLLRRMISVLANSYDRDVKLLNGTHKSHVHSPHEAEILANYKPIINATLLIPNLKQVEETTAKALEYFKSTRHIILYYEDVVKNHTKLIDVQHFLKVPLRELKSRQVKIHKGSLSSQIKNWDDVQKTLKGTHFENFLHSDYRK
- the LOC122311039 gene encoding nodulation protein H-like isoform X3, whose amino-acid sequence is MADGLCSFTKVPKKSPLVLRMIVLVFAMVCGVYICSICLKQISTHSKAGYLHVQVIQKPCPEPQIEPWEIPYVHYPKPKTYSRAECACNPVRYFAILSMQRSGSGWFETLLNNHTNISSNGEIFSVKVRRSNTSTIGETLDKIYRLDWLSSASKNECTAAVGLKWMLNQGLMQHHADIVEYFNTRGVSVIFLFRRNLLRRMISVLANSYDRDVKLLNGTHKSHVHSPHEAEILANYKPIINATLLIPNLKQVEETTAKALEYFKSTRHIILYYEDVVKNHTKLIDVQHFLKVPLRELKSRQVKIHKGSLSSQIKNWDDVQKTLKGTHFENFLHSDYRK